In one Thermococcus sp. 2319x1 genomic region, the following are encoded:
- a CDS encoding MFS transporter, with protein MKKILYAILIAGFFAILGSTMSKSPTLPLYAQSLGLSRGEIGIVAAASTITGIFMNFVSGLLSDIYGRKKLLKISGFVFFSAPLLYFFANNAIALALVRAYYGIATAIFVPVSLALISDLYSEKKGTFMGILSSATLVGRAIAPLLAGSLIYFAGFWIVFILCSFFGFITFAITFTLPEAEGELEKFEFSFSSTLFLLGLLDAAVYMAYQSIETFLPLFYFLEDKAC; from the coding sequence ATGAAGAAGATACTTTACGCAATCCTAATAGCAGGATTTTTTGCAATACTCGGCTCTACCATGAGTAAATCTCCAACCTTGCCACTCTATGCTCAAAGTTTGGGGTTAAGCAGGGGAGAGATTGGAATTGTTGCGGCGGCATCAACTATAACGGGTATTTTTATGAACTTTGTCTCAGGGCTTTTGAGCGATATCTATGGGCGAAAAAAGCTTCTTAAAATAAGCGGCTTTGTATTCTTCTCTGCGCCCCTTCTTTACTTCTTTGCTAACAATGCTATAGCGTTAGCTTTGGTAAGGGCCTACTATGGGATAGCAACTGCTATATTTGTTCCTGTTTCCCTTGCTTTAATCAGTGACTTATATTCTGAAAAGAAAGGTACTTTTATGGGGATTTTAAGTTCTGCAACTCTCGTGGGGAGAGCCATTGCTCCGTTATTGGCAGGGAGCTTAATATATTTCGCAGGATTTTGGATTGTTTTTATTTTGTGTTCTTTCTTTGGATTTATTACCTTTGCAATAACTTTTACGTTACCTGAAGCAGAAGGAGAATTAGAGAAGTTTGAGTTTTCATTTAGTTCCACCCTCTTTCTTCTTGGTCTGTTGGATGCAGCTGTTTATATGGCTTATCAAAGTATTGAAACATTTTTACCTCTTTTCTACTTTCTTGAAGACAAAGCTTGTTAG
- a CDS encoding ABC transporter ATP-binding protein — protein MLEVENISAGYGNGDVIENLSFIAIKKEIYVLLGANGAGKTTTFRAITGILPLSSGRVVVDGIDLWVEPENAKRKMGYLPEGERVYPDLTVYKNLRFFAKIYDVEEERINELLKEFRLEKYKNTKAGYLSRGFRKRLALARALLHNPDILVLDEPFSNLDIPTALSLRDKIFEMLKEGKIILFSTHILSELQNFEGVKCRVAIMKEGKLVLEERLENLLSKVSSIEVVFKVDKKIRAKELLEKFGYNVNVENTGISVMVSRYNDEVPAIMKILLTQGINVYEVKPKETPIEKIFTGILEK, from the coding sequence ATGCTTGAGGTCGAAAATATCAGTGCAGGTTATGGTAACGGCGATGTTATAGAAAATCTAAGCTTTATCGCAATAAAAAAGGAAATTTATGTATTATTGGGAGCCAATGGTGCAGGTAAAACCACAACATTTAGAGCAATCACCGGTATTTTGCCGCTTTCCAGTGGTAGGGTCGTAGTTGATGGAATTGATCTTTGGGTGGAACCCGAAAACGCTAAAAGAAAGATGGGGTATCTGCCGGAGGGAGAGAGAGTTTATCCAGATCTAACGGTCTACAAGAATCTGCGATTTTTCGCCAAGATCTATGATGTTGAAGAAGAACGGATTAATGAACTTCTAAAAGAATTTAGACTTGAAAAATACAAAAATACAAAAGCCGGATATCTAAGTAGAGGCTTTAGAAAGAGGCTCGCTTTAGCGAGAGCATTGCTTCACAATCCAGACATTCTAGTTTTGGATGAACCGTTTAGCAATTTGGACATTCCAACAGCTTTAAGCTTAAGAGACAAAATTTTTGAGATGCTGAAAGAAGGCAAAATCATTCTGTTTTCGACCCACATTCTAAGCGAGCTCCAGAATTTTGAGGGGGTAAAATGCAGGGTTGCAATAATGAAGGAGGGAAAGCTCGTTTTGGAGGAAAGATTGGAGAATTTACTAAGTAAAGTTAGTAGCATTGAAGTGGTGTTTAAAGTTGATAAAAAAATAAGGGCAAAAGAACTCTTAGAGAAGTTTGGGTATAACGTTAACGTGGAAAACACGGGAATTTCTGTGATGGTTTCAAGGTATAATGATGAAGTTCCAGCGATCATGAAGATATTGCTCACCCAAGGGATTAATGTATATGAAGTGAAACCAAAAGAGACTCCTATAGAGAAAATATTCACCGGAATCCTAGAAAAATAG
- a CDS encoding ABC transporter permease encodes MGIKPVLMKEVWQYFANKQLAGLLANAVIILVIGMLLIVSGPRYLTSYSKQLAMEQISESPLVFGLSENEVAKMGEDAITFAALISQLSVVVILVSALSSYASIVSSFFNEKLNKTMEILFSSPLSESEILLGKLLSTVFFSLLSWGFAFASLFFLIQYLHLKALGSIWHPTLYFIIITVFVPFSMMMFSISTGLVVSVKIKSSELINLMSLPLVLTPIIISFASAKLGLNRTFQIYLLLGICSLVASLIIAMLGKRVINRLAFITN; translated from the coding sequence ATGGGAATTAAGCCAGTACTCATGAAAGAGGTCTGGCAGTACTTTGCAAACAAACAGTTGGCTGGACTATTAGCAAATGCTGTAATTATACTTGTTATTGGAATGTTGTTGATTGTGAGTGGACCAAGGTACTTAACATCCTATTCAAAACAGCTTGCCATGGAGCAAATATCTGAGAGCCCTTTAGTGTTTGGACTTTCTGAAAATGAAGTAGCAAAAATGGGCGAAGATGCAATAACATTTGCCGCCCTGATATCCCAATTATCGGTAGTTGTAATATTAGTATCTGCCTTGAGTTCTTATGCTTCAATTGTCTCCTCTTTTTTCAATGAGAAATTAAATAAAACTATGGAAATCCTTTTTTCATCTCCTCTTTCAGAATCCGAGATACTCCTGGGGAAATTGTTATCGACAGTGTTCTTCAGTTTGCTCTCATGGGGCTTTGCTTTTGCATCTCTTTTCTTCCTCATCCAGTATCTACATCTAAAAGCACTAGGAAGTATATGGCATCCCACACTATACTTCATTATCATCACAGTGTTCGTTCCTTTTTCAATGATGATGTTCTCTATTAGCACAGGACTAGTAGTGAGTGTAAAAATAAAGAGCTCAGAGCTTATAAACCTAATGAGCTTGCCTTTAGTTTTGACGCCAATTATAATATCCTTTGCATCGGCAAAATTAGGGTTAAACAGAACATTCCAGATATATCTGCTCCTGGGGATTTGTTCTTTGGTAGCTTCACTAATAATAGCAATGTTGGGCAAGCGTGTCATCAATCGCTTGGCATTCATTACAAATTAA
- a CDS encoding radical SAM protein, which yields MRLGVGSLSNELQTFYYSFSNILSRFIQMSTGTNVPYRAGELKEIPEIFSELRSLYRKYRIWPENLKGPVSAAIDVTYRCNYNCPYCYIGCSPDVIRRELSREEIFNVIDELAKLNVLVLCLCGGEPTLRRDLFDIIQYANERGIDVNMVTNGSLISDNFASKLAESGIAAVQVSLDGSRPEIMEKLRPKGSYNRAINAIKNLIEYNIPTIVSFCSTKLNIDNFPETVELCDKLEVLSVRTMYFVPETFEHVKLMPTDDQYRKLITWIFEHSFEYSTRIEFGDPTEHIIIGPYVSLISLSISAEGYILPTPYLSLAYGHVSDGIEKLWKEGLEYAWRDNPVLLSISSYLKTERDILKLKSLFMTRIGSDYLDILQLNEEDLSILARNIREVLST from the coding sequence ATGAGACTGGGTGTTGGCAGTCTATCAAATGAACTTCAAACGTTTTATTATTCTTTTTCGAATATTCTCAGCAGATTTATTCAAATGTCAACTGGTACAAATGTACCTTACAGGGCTGGGGAATTAAAAGAGATCCCAGAGATATTTAGCGAGCTTAGAAGTCTTTATCGTAAGTATCGCATCTGGCCGGAAAATCTAAAGGGCCCTGTTTCTGCAGCAATCGATGTTACATATCGATGTAACTACAATTGTCCCTATTGTTACATTGGTTGTTCTCCAGATGTAATTCGCAGAGAACTCAGCAGAGAGGAGATATTTAATGTCATAGACGAACTGGCGAAATTAAATGTTCTGGTCTTATGTTTATGTGGAGGTGAGCCAACACTTCGTAGGGATTTGTTTGATATTATACAATATGCTAACGAAAGGGGGATCGATGTTAACATGGTAACTAATGGCTCATTAATATCCGACAACTTTGCTTCAAAACTTGCTGAAAGTGGTATTGCCGCTGTCCAAGTATCTTTAGATGGCTCCAGACCTGAGATTATGGAAAAACTAAGACCTAAAGGTTCATACAACAGAGCTATCAACGCAATAAAGAATCTGATCGAATACAATATTCCAACAATTGTAAGTTTCTGTTCAACAAAACTAAATATAGATAACTTTCCAGAAACTGTTGAGTTATGTGACAAACTTGAGGTTTTATCTGTTCGCACAATGTATTTTGTTCCTGAAACCTTCGAACATGTGAAACTAATGCCGACTGATGATCAATACAGGAAATTAATAACGTGGATATTCGAACATAGTTTTGAGTATTCCACTAGAATTGAATTTGGCGATCCAACAGAGCATATCATAATAGGTCCATATGTCTCACTGATTTCCCTTTCAATAAGTGCAGAAGGTTATATTCTTCCCACTCCATATTTGAGTTTGGCTTACGGTCATGTTTCAGATGGAATAGAAAAACTATGGAAAGAAGGTTTGGAATATGCATGGAGAGATAACCCTGTGCTTTTATCAATATCCTCCTATCTAAAAACTGAGAGAGATATCCTCAAGTTGAAATCTCTCTTTATGACAAGGATAGGTTCAGATTACTTGGATATATTACAATTAAATGAAGAAGATTTGTCCATTCTAGCAAGAAATATTAGGGAGGTGTTATCAACATGA
- a CDS encoding MBL fold metallo-hydrolase yields MVLSFKPVWFDSLGSKSSCVFVKTPDISILIDPGVAIMHPSFPATEEEKIEWLIEGEKAIKKASEKADIIVISHYHYDHYFPSDLDMYGEKHS; encoded by the coding sequence ATGGTACTCTCCTTTAAGCCTGTGTGGTTTGATTCCTTGGGATCCAAGAGTTCATGTGTCTTCGTTAAAACACCTGACATCTCGATCTTAATAGATCCGGGTGTCGCTATTATGCATCCAAGTTTTCCAGCCACTGAAGAAGAGAAAATCGAATGGCTTATTGAGGGGGAGAAGGCAATAAAAAAGGCCAGTGAAAAGGCCGATATTATTGTAATTTCTCACTATCACTACGATCACTACTTTCCAAGCGATTTAGATATGTATGGGGAAAAACACTCTTAG
- a CDS encoding ester cyclase, with the protein MSTERKRILQTIIDEIWNRGNVEVIDKFYTPNFKNHHPNIPEVSDFASFKKWVVEVHKTLPDFHATIEDMIAEEDKIAVRWTVTGTQKGEFMGIPPTGKKVRFEGMTVYRFEGDKVAEMWWVSNEIAILRQLGVFPPKR; encoded by the coding sequence ATGAGCACAGAAAGAAAAAGAATCCTCCAAACGATAATCGACGAAATCTGGAACAGGGGAAATGTGGAAGTAATAGACAAGTTTTACACACCAAATTTCAAAAATCACCATCCTAATATTCCTGAGGTTTCAGACTTTGCCTCATTTAAAAAATGGGTAGTTGAAGTTCACAAGACGCTTCCAGATTTTCACGCAACTATCGAAGACATGATAGCTGAGGAAGATAAAATTGCGGTACGGTGGACAGTAACTGGAACCCAAAAGGGCGAGTTTATGGGAATTCCACCTACTGGAAAAAAGGTCCGCTTTGAAGGTATGACTGTATACCGCTTCGAAGGAGATAAAGTTGCAGAAATGTGGTGGGTAAGCAACGAGATTGCTATTTTACGACAGCTTGGTGTTTTTCCACCAAAAAGATGA
- a CDS encoding acetate--CoA ligase family protein: MKDEALKVIEGVLAQGRKALVEYEAKQVLKAYGLPLPEEKLAKTLDEAIKYANEIGYPVVMKLMSPQILHKSDAKVVMLNIKNDEELKQKWEEIHENARKYRPDAEILGVLIAPMLKPGREIIIGVTEDPQFGHAIMFGLGGIFVEILKDVTFRIIPIEEKDAWAMIRSIKGYPILAGARGEPPADMKAIVDMMLKVSQLVDDLKDYIKEMDLNPVFVYPEGEGAVIVDARIILK; encoded by the coding sequence ATGAAAGACGAAGCTTTAAAAGTGATTGAAGGAGTTTTGGCTCAAGGTAGGAAGGCTTTGGTTGAATATGAAGCAAAGCAGGTTTTAAAAGCCTATGGCTTGCCACTTCCAGAGGAAAAGCTTGCGAAAACCCTCGATGAGGCCATAAAATACGCAAACGAAATAGGGTATCCAGTCGTTATGAAACTCATGTCTCCACAGATTCTCCACAAAAGCGATGCAAAAGTCGTTATGCTCAACATAAAAAACGATGAAGAGCTCAAGCAGAAGTGGGAAGAAATTCACGAAAATGCAAGGAAATACCGGCCAGATGCTGAAATCTTGGGTGTATTGATAGCCCCAATGCTCAAGCCTGGAAGAGAGATCATTATCGGTGTAACTGAGGATCCACAGTTTGGCCACGCAATAATGTTCGGTCTCGGTGGAATCTTCGTGGAGATCCTTAAAGACGTAACCTTCAGGATAATCCCAATTGAGGAAAAAGATGCTTGGGCGATGATAAGGAGCATCAAGGGATACCCGATCCTCGCTGGGGCAAGGGGAGAACCACCGGCAGACATGAAAGCAATTGTGGACATGATGCTAAAAGTTTCACAGCTCGTTGATGACCTCAAGGATTACATCAAAGAGATGGACTTGAACCCGGTCTTCGTTTATCCCGAGGGAGAAGGGGCAGTTATAGTGGACGCAAGGATAATTTTGAAGTAG
- a CDS encoding acetate--CoA ligase family protein — protein MKSPKIVEELKPFFEPKAVAIIGATNKKGKVGNVIFENFKRNKEQGIFKGNIYPVNPKLDEIEGYKVYKSVKELPDDTDLAVISIPAPFVPNTMREIAEKGIKAVVIITGGFGELGEEGKKMEEEILQIARENGIRVIGPNCVGVYVPDTGVDTVFLPEEKMDRPKSGPIAFVSQSGAFAAAMLDWAALAGIGIGKMVSYGNKIDVDDADLMDYFIYDDSIRVVTFYIEGVKEGRKFIEAAKRITKVKPVIALKSGRTEYGAKAASSHTGSLAGADVIYDAVFKQTGILRAEDFEHMFDVAKAFAKCKLPKGDRVGIITDGGGAGVMASDAVAKFGLKMAELSEDTIEYLKEHFPPHAVAGNPTDVVGDTDAQRYKYAIEAFVNDPNVDAIVVIVLFQVPLLDEEEIIEILADYAKKSEKPIVAVAMGGKKTEYYAKILEERGVPVYPTPERGVRALAGLVQYAKYLEKLKEE, from the coding sequence ATGAAAAGCCCAAAAATTGTCGAAGAACTCAAGCCCTTCTTCGAACCCAAGGCTGTCGCAATCATAGGAGCCACAAACAAAAAAGGAAAAGTTGGAAACGTTATTTTTGAGAACTTTAAAAGGAACAAAGAGCAGGGTATTTTCAAGGGCAACATTTACCCCGTAAACCCCAAGCTTGATGAAATCGAGGGGTATAAAGTATACAAGAGCGTCAAAGAACTCCCAGATGACACTGATTTAGCGGTAATATCAATTCCAGCTCCCTTTGTGCCAAACACAATGAGAGAAATCGCAGAAAAGGGGATAAAGGCAGTAGTAATTATTACTGGAGGTTTTGGAGAGCTCGGCGAAGAAGGAAAGAAAATGGAAGAGGAGATCCTTCAAATAGCAAGGGAAAACGGGATAAGGGTCATAGGGCCTAACTGCGTTGGAGTTTACGTGCCCGACACCGGTGTCGACACGGTTTTCCTGCCTGAGGAAAAAATGGACAGACCTAAGAGCGGCCCAATAGCTTTCGTTTCTCAAAGCGGGGCTTTTGCTGCGGCAATGCTCGATTGGGCAGCCTTAGCTGGAATAGGAATCGGAAAGATGGTAAGCTACGGTAACAAAATAGACGTAGACGATGCTGATCTGATGGATTATTTCATTTACGATGACTCCATAAGGGTTGTCACCTTCTATATAGAGGGAGTGAAAGAGGGCAGAAAATTCATCGAAGCTGCAAAGAGGATAACAAAGGTAAAGCCCGTTATAGCCCTTAAGAGCGGAAGGACGGAATACGGTGCAAAGGCCGCTTCATCCCACACCGGAAGCTTAGCTGGGGCCGATGTGATTTATGATGCAGTTTTCAAGCAGACTGGGATTCTAAGGGCAGAGGACTTTGAGCACATGTTTGATGTAGCAAAGGCATTTGCAAAGTGCAAGCTTCCAAAGGGAGACAGGGTTGGAATAATTACAGACGGTGGTGGAGCGGGAGTTATGGCAAGTGATGCCGTTGCCAAATTTGGTCTAAAAATGGCCGAACTTAGCGAAGATACCATCGAATACCTAAAGGAGCACTTCCCACCACACGCGGTTGCAGGAAATCCGACTGATGTCGTTGGAGATACCGATGCCCAGAGGTACAAGTATGCAATTGAAGCTTTTGTAAACGATCCAAACGTTGATGCAATAGTGGTAATCGTTCTCTTCCAGGTGCCGCTCTTGGATGAGGAGGAAATAATAGAAATCTTAGCGGACTACGCAAAGAAGAGCGAAAAACCAATAGTTGCGGTTGCCATGGGCGGTAAAAAGACGGAGTATTATGCAAAGATACTTGAAGAGAGGGGAGTTCCAGTGTATCCAACACCGGAGAGAGGGGTTAGAGCTTTAGCAGGCTTAGTTCAATACGCTAAATATCTTGAAAAGTTAAAGGAGGAGTGA
- a CDS encoding sugar phosphate isomerase/epimerase yields the protein MRRVIGISSQCLFDKSLSLALHKIKNLNVDFVEIVNEGYHELNKYNYKVHMEFLENNGLKSTIHAPFSDINIGSLNEKIRRASLNIIFETLEVAHRMESLLVVIHPAHKSPLSGKFPKAYEKVQKRSLEEIDRVGEKIGVKVALENMPSFWILDAQTPERIAELVDGTNIGVTFDVGHLNTTTGNFDEFIELLRDRIVYIHLSDNDGTKDSHLALGEGIIPWREVMKKLPKVPMSLEVKTLDDAVKSLKFLSELQGNI from the coding sequence GTGAGAAGAGTGATTGGGATTTCGAGCCAGTGCCTATTTGACAAAAGCTTAAGCCTCGCCCTCCATAAAATTAAGAATCTCAACGTTGATTTCGTTGAAATTGTTAACGAAGGTTATCATGAGCTTAACAAGTACAACTACAAGGTGCATATGGAGTTTTTAGAGAACAACGGATTGAAAAGCACTATTCACGCTCCATTCAGCGATATAAACATAGGGTCACTAAACGAAAAAATAAGAAGGGCTTCTCTCAACATTATCTTTGAGACTCTGGAGGTAGCACATAGAATGGAATCCTTGCTTGTGGTAATTCATCCAGCACACAAGTCCCCACTAAGCGGAAAGTTTCCCAAAGCCTACGAAAAAGTCCAAAAACGCTCCCTAGAAGAAATAGACAGAGTGGGAGAAAAGATAGGCGTGAAGGTTGCTTTGGAGAATATGCCCTCCTTCTGGATTCTCGATGCTCAAACTCCCGAGAGGATAGCGGAACTCGTTGACGGAACCAATATAGGCGTGACATTTGATGTGGGGCACTTAAACACAACAACTGGAAACTTTGATGAGTTTATTGAGCTCTTAAGAGACAGAATAGTGTACATACACTTAAGCGACAATGACGGCACAAAAGACTCTCATTTGGCTCTGGGAGAGGGTATAATCCCTTGGAGGGAGGTAATGAAAAAACTACCCAAAGTTCCCATGTCTTTAGAGGTAAAAACTCTCGATGATGCTGTTAAAAGTCTCAAATTTTTGAGTGAACTTCAGGGCAATATTTGA
- a CDS encoding TIGR00266 family protein, with product MRYEIIQRPSFSLVEIELEDGEAIKAEPGAMVHMSPNVEIETKTGGVFKALKRSMLGGESIFINTFRARGGKGNIGLAPPYMGDIEALELRGTLYAQSGAFLASSENIEIDTKFGGAKTFFSREGLFLLKLTGEGTVFLSSFGAIYKKELRDERFIIDTGHLVAFTEGLDFKVKRVGGIKSTIFGGEGLVAEFYGTGTLYIQTRSIDSFLSWLIPFLPKSQG from the coding sequence ATGAGATACGAAATTATTCAAAGACCAAGTTTTAGCTTGGTTGAGATAGAATTGGAGGATGGGGAAGCCATTAAGGCAGAACCCGGAGCAATGGTTCATATGAGCCCAAACGTGGAAATAGAAACAAAGACAGGCGGAGTTTTTAAAGCCCTAAAAAGGTCAATGCTTGGAGGAGAAAGCATATTCATAAACACCTTTAGAGCCAGAGGGGGTAAAGGAAATATTGGCCTAGCCCCGCCGTATATGGGTGACATAGAGGCGTTAGAACTGAGAGGAACCCTATATGCCCAGAGCGGGGCATTTTTAGCTAGTTCTGAGAATATAGAGATAGACACTAAATTCGGCGGTGCAAAGACCTTTTTCTCAAGAGAAGGGCTTTTTCTGCTTAAACTAACCGGGGAAGGAACGGTATTCCTTTCAAGCTTTGGAGCAATATATAAAAAGGAGCTTAGAGATGAGCGCTTCATAATAGACACCGGCCATTTAGTGGCCTTTACAGAGGGTCTCGATTTTAAGGTAAAAAGGGTCGGGGGAATAAAAAGCACTATCTTTGGTGGCGAAGGACTTGTAGCGGAGTTCTATGGTACTGGGACATTATACATACAAACAAGAAGCATAGATAGCTTTTTAAGCTGGCTCATTCCCTTCCTGCCAAAGTCTCAAGGATGA
- the nth gene encoding endonuclease III, whose protein sequence is MKTNLQLSNSDGFTFNESWEEKKKRAQEIIKKLMESYPREKILIGDPYKTLVHCIISQRMRDEVTYKVWRELFKKYKNIETIANTPIEEMREFLRKNGVGLWKTKGEWIVRASQIILKKYGGKVPDDINELMKLPGIGRKCANIVLAYGFGKQTIPVDTHVNRISKRLGLAPPKVSPEKVEEYLKQLIPKDLWIYVNHAMVDHGKRICKPINPKCNECPLQDLCPYAKGQIDKREIR, encoded by the coding sequence ATGAAAACAAACTTACAATTATCCAACTCTGATGGGTTTACATTTAACGAGAGCTGGGAAGAAAAGAAAAAGCGTGCCCAAGAGATCATCAAAAAACTCATGGAGAGCTATCCCAGGGAAAAAATCCTCATTGGGGACCCATACAAAACGTTGGTTCACTGTATAATATCTCAGAGGATGAGGGATGAAGTGACCTACAAAGTGTGGAGGGAGCTGTTTAAAAAATACAAGAACATCGAGACGATAGCGAACACACCCATTGAAGAGATGCGGGAATTTTTGAGAAAGAATGGTGTCGGTCTCTGGAAAACTAAGGGAGAGTGGATAGTGAGAGCTTCTCAGATAATTCTCAAGAAATATGGCGGTAAAGTGCCCGACGACATCAACGAGCTCATGAAGCTCCCAGGCATAGGAAGAAAGTGTGCAAATATCGTTTTGGCTTACGGCTTTGGAAAACAAACAATCCCCGTGGATACCCATGTAAACAGAATCAGCAAAAGGCTCGGCTTAGCTCCTCCGAAGGTTTCACCGGAGAAAGTCGAGGAATACCTCAAACAATTAATACCCAAGGATTTATGGATATATGTGAATCATGCAATGGTTGACCACGGAAAACGAATATGCAAGCCTATAAACCCCAAATGCAACGAGTGTCCCCTGCAGGATCTCTGCCCCTACGCAAAAGGTCAAATAGACAAGAGAGAAATAAGATAA
- a CDS encoding ATPase, translated as MRVMLKPLFEASLTPDFIEVIRAKLKGKEVREGDVLEIDLLGKPLKFKVVYAEPEVVKITDSTAIELSREEIFFTTLKFEKEIEDLLLGESIIAVVFDDEVLILNQRGHKIFNRKFEKLKEVRVTKNTVLVVHDENKLTIIQL; from the coding sequence ATGAGGGTTATGCTAAAACCCCTATTTGAAGCGTCCTTGACTCCCGATTTTATTGAGGTTATAAGGGCAAAACTCAAGGGAAAAGAAGTCAGAGAAGGTGATGTTCTGGAAATAGATCTGCTGGGAAAACCCCTTAAATTTAAAGTGGTGTATGCAGAGCCGGAAGTTGTCAAGATCACCGATTCAACGGCAATAGAGCTAAGCAGAGAAGAGATATTTTTCACAACACTTAAATTTGAAAAGGAAATTGAAGATTTACTTCTCGGAGAAAGCATTATTGCAGTTGTCTTTGACGATGAGGTTTTAATTTTGAACCAAAGAGGGCACAAGATTTTTAACCGGAAATTCGAGAAACTTAAAGAAGTTAGGGTTACAAAAAATACCGTATTGGTGGTTCATGATGAAAACAAACTTACAATTATCCAACTCTGA